The DNA region CGTTGTAAATCGAGGCGCGGCAGCCGCCGACGGAACGGTGCCCCTTGAGGCCGTCCATGCCCGCGGCCTTCGCCTCGGCTACGAATTTTGCCTCGAGTTCGGCGTTTGGCAGCGTGAAGGTCACGTTCATGAGCGAACGGCTGCCGGGCAGCGCGTGACCCTTATAGTAGCCTCCGCTCCGGTCGATTACGTCATAGATCAATTGCGCCTTGGCCTGGTTGATCGCGGCCATTTTCTCCAGACCGCCGATGTCGTCCTTCAGCCACTGCGTGACGAGGCCCGTCATGTAAATCGTGTAACACGGCGGCGTGTTATAGAGCGAGTCATTATCGGAGGCGACACGATAATCGAGCAGTGATGGCAATCCTTCCGGCGCGCGGGCGATCATGTCTTCACGAAGAATCACGATGGCCATGCCCGCAGGTCCGGCGTTTTTCTGCGCGCCGGCGTAAATCATGGCGTACTTCGTGGCCGCGATCGGCCGCGACAGGAAATCCGACGACGCGTCGCAAATCAGCGGCACAGCGCCCGCGTCGGGCTCTTCGGGGAACTGCGTGCCCTGGATGGTCTCGTTCGACGTGAAATGCAGATAGGCCGCGTTCGGGTCCCGGTCGAGCTCCCCGTTTTTCGGCATGCGGACGTAGTTCTCCGCCTTGCCGCTCCAGACGGTGCGCACCGCGCCGAACCGCTTCGCTTCGTTCATCGCCTTGTTCGCCCAGGAGCCACACTGGATATAGTCGGCCGATTTGTCCTTGCCGAGGAAATTCATGGCAAGCATGATGAACTGCATGGTGGCGCCGCCCGCGAGAAAGAGCACGCGATAGCTGTCCGGCAGGCCCAGGAGCGCCTTGATATTCGCCTTGGCGTTCTCATGAATGGTGGCGAACGCCTTCGAACGGTGGCTCATCTCCATCACCGACATGCCCGCACCCGGATAGGATACGAGTTGAGCCTGAGCCCGCTCTAACACCGGCAGCGGCAGCACGGCCGGCCCCGCCGAGAAATTGAAAATGCGCTGTTCCACTGATGTAGCTCCTTTCGTGGAAACGTACTTGTTACGCTTGCCCTGGAAGTGCGGCAACACACCCGGAAACGGGCATGAGACTGGAACGGAACCATGATAGCAGGAACGCCGCGCCGCGCGCCACCCGCGCCGAGGGCGGCCTCCCCCGCGCGCTAGCGGCGCAGTCGCGATTCGCGCGCGGCGCGGCGGCGGAACCAGTGGCGGAGCACGCCGTACGCGATGCTGAATTTGCTCGTGTAGGTGTGCAGCGCATACAGCAGCGCCACGGCGAAGGAGTTGCCCCGGCGCAGGAACTGTATCGTCTTGCGCGTCAGCAACGCCGGTATCAGCAGGAGAATGGCCGCGCTTGCATACCACGGGCCTGTTATCAGCAGGGCCATCGCCGCAGCCGCGGCCGCCACCCAAGCGAGAAGGCCGCGGACTTCACGCGCCCACAGCGGGTCCGCGGTGTGGCGGCAACGGGCCGCGATCTCCGCGTAGGTCTCGCCGCAGCGCACGTTGCGGCGCAGGTAGTCGCGCAACCCGCGGTAGGCGAGGTCGTGTTCGACCATGGGCGCGTGCAGATGGAGCACCTGCATGCGCAGCTCATTGCGGATGCGCCAGCACAGGTAGGGTTCCTCGCCATAGGCGACGTCCTCGGGGAATCCCCCGATCTCGGCGAGCGGGGCGCGCCGGAACAGGGCCGCGCCGCCGCAATACAGACTCGGACCTTCGGGGAATTCCCAGTCGAGTTGCAGCGCACGGTAGTAAATACTGGAATTGACCTCGCGCATGCGGCCCCAGACCGCCGCCGCCTCGGGGTGTTTTTCCAGCGCTTCCATGCCCGCCCGGATCCAGCCGGGGGCGAGTTGCATGTCCCCGTCCAGGAATTGCACGAATTGACCCGAGGCGTGGCTCAGGCCGAGATTCCGGTTCTCGGCGGCACGACGGCGGCGTTCGCCGCCCAGGCAGTGGTCCGCGCCCGCGCGGCGCGCGATATCCGCGCTGCCATCGGTGGAGCCGCCGTCCACGTACAGAATTTCGGTGCGCAGACCGTCGAGGTCTGCTTCACGCACGGAACGGAGGCACGCCCCGACCGTCGCGGCTTCGTTGTAGCCGATTACGAC from Candidatus Hydrogenedentota bacterium includes:
- the serC gene encoding 3-phosphoserine/phosphohydroxythreonine transaminase, producing MEQRIFNFSAGPAVLPLPVLERAQAQLVSYPGAGMSVMEMSHRSKAFATIHENAKANIKALLGLPDSYRVLFLAGGATMQFIMLAMNFLGKDKSADYIQCGSWANKAMNEAKRFGAVRTVWSGKAENYVRMPKNGELDRDPNAAYLHFTSNETIQGTQFPEEPDAGAVPLICDASSDFLSRPIAATKYAMIYAGAQKNAGPAGMAIVILREDMIARAPEGLPSLLDYRVASDNDSLYNTPPCYTIYMTGLVTQWLKDDIGGLEKMAAINQAKAQLIYDVIDRSGGYYKGHALPGSRSLMNVTFTLPNAELEAKFVAEAKAAGMDGLKGHRSVGGCRASIYNAMPRAGCEALHDFMVEFQRKNG
- a CDS encoding glycosyltransferase family 2 protein: MTSDTQPDDAPDVSFVVIGYNEAATVGACLRSVREADLDGLRTEILYVDGGSTDGSADIARRAGADHCLGGERRRRAAENRNLGLSHASGQFVQFLDGDMQLAPGWIRAGMEALEKHPEAAAVWGRMREVNSSIYYRALQLDWEFPEGPSLYCGGAALFRRAPLAEIGGFPEDVAYGEEPYLCWRIRNELRMQVLHLHAPMVEHDLAYRGLRDYLRRNVRCGETYAEIAARCRHTADPLWAREVRGLLAWVAAAAAAMALLITGPWYASAAILLLIPALLTRKTIQFLRRGNSFAVALLYALHTYTSKFSIAYGVLRHWFRRRAARESRLRR